The Macaca thibetana thibetana isolate TM-01 chromosome 9, ASM2454274v1, whole genome shotgun sequence region GACTCTCACATCAAGTTCACATTCCTGAATCTGAACTTCAAAACCTTTTGTAATCTGTCCCAGAAGCCCATCTTTTGTCACACTAGTCACCAGCTCTcttggtttcctctgaggccaTGAAAAACACCAGGTCCCAATTTCATGCGTTGGCTATTACTCGCTTCTggtatattttcttcatcttctacCTATCTATGCCAGATTATAACCCATCCCTAAATCTCATTTCCATCAGAAAACTTTCCTTGATGATCTAGACCATATCACTCTCTTCCATCTCTACGTACTTTATTGCATATCTATCTTATCAAATGGCAACCTGGAAGAACTATCACTGACCTAGGAATAAAATGACAAGGGTCCTGGCAGCATGTCTTCTCTTTGATTTGAGGCACGTTATTCAATGCCACAGGTTCTGTCCTtggtaaaatgaaatatttgtgaattaataaactttaaagtCATTTCCTatcatgcattcaacaaatatataatgaacatCCACCTGTGCTGAGCTCTATCCCAGGTGTTGAGGATATAGaggtgaaaacaaaatatttatctgtttatctatcaGCTATCTATACTATAATTGCATTCTggttttgtcttctctttttcttttggatatggaagttttactctgttgcccaggctggaatgcagtgatgtgatctcagttcactgcaacatccgcatCACAcattccagcaatcctcccacctcagcctccaaaatagctgggattagaagcacgcactaccacatctggttaatttttgcatttttagtagacatggggtttcaccatgttggccaggctggtcttgaactcctgatcaaatgatccacccactgccgccttccaaagtgccaggattacaggcgtgagtcactgtgccttcCAACTATGATTGCATTCTTATAATGTGGTGGTTCTCAAAATTGAGCTTGAATTAGAATTACCTGGAAAACTTGTTCAAAGATTTCTCCATTTCTGATGCAACAGATTTGGAGTAGGGccccaaacttttattttctaagatatttccaggtgatgctgatgccacTGAACCAAGGACCACATTTAGAGACCTTCTGTTCTGGTAGACTGTCTATTGTTTTCACTGCTGTATTGTCAGTGTTTGGAATAAATATTGAtggaattaaataatacatttgaagCACTTAGTTAACTGATAAAGGGggatatacaattattttatagtttagaaGAAAAATTGCAATTTTACTGAAAGGTAAAGGAGTTACTATAATCAGGAAGGTACAAGTTATAAGGAATAGTTTAtatccaaagaaaaacaaaattacttcTAACTTAGAGGAAAGGGTAGAAAGGTCATAGAAAGCTTTGTGGAGCAGTTTATTTGCGCTATTCCTTGAAGGACCCGTACACTTATTTCAAAAATGCCTGTcattactcaaaatatttttagttcttgTCTTTGCAATTTGTCTACTTAATCTATagtgaatcttttcttttttccctatacTCTATggtgaatatttttcttaaattcccTCAAAGattatagaatttttatattctgaTGTAAGGTTTGATATTTAGAATTAGCTAAGCATGACATTTTTGCCAAATCTGGTCAGGAAGTTGGGTGATTTTGTTGCATAATCCtgttctttgttaaaaataaagtacacTGTTCAGTTAGTGTACTGATTTTCTAGTATGACTTACAAATGAGGCCCAAAGCAATTTCAGGGTAGAAGTTCAAAAATCAGTCTGAGGCCAGGTACAATGTCTTATGCCTATAATGCCCaatctctgggaggctgaggcaagtagatcgcttgagttcaggagttcgagaccagcctggccaacatgatgaaaccccgtctctacaaaatacacaaaaaactagccatgagcggtggcatatgcctgtagtctttactcgggaggctaaagcaggagcccaggaggcagaggcttgagaccaggaggcagaggctgcagtaagccaagatcacaccattgcactccagcctggctgacaggaGTGAaatcctgtgtcaaaaaaaaaaaaaaaaaaaaaaaaatcattttgagcAATGGATTAAGTTTATAGTTTCTGAAAGTGATTAGAGGACAGCTTCCATTTGGCCATACATTCTCTTGTGTGTTTGAAATCAGTCTTAACATATTTGGTATCAATCTATTGAAAGAATCAACATCTGAACATACACTATACCACGTACACTTTTCTTCAGAGTGTATGCCATGCtataaatatctaaaatttaaactttatgGGAATAAAAAAGCAGTATAAAAATGGATGTTCTTCCAAGTTagatctattaaaaaaaatatgtactgGTACCAGGAAATATACATAGGTTTCTCTGAGCTCTTGATGTGGGGCCATTCAGTTAACAATAAGTATTAGTTTATGTGTTCGGGGCATGGAATTACATGGTGGGTCACACTGGTCCTGTATGAAGGGGGGCATGACAAATCATTCTACTAGTTTGCAATAGTGGGACTAAAGAGAACATGGAAAGCCTGTGACTAAGGCACACTCTATAGTCATAACTTCCCCCTTCTTGTTTTTCCCCATAGTCCTTCAACTACTCTCTGTTCACCCAGTCTTCATGTCCAGTGTATCTTCAGTAGCAGATCAGCATGTACTAGAATAGTATATTAATAGtaaattaataatgtttttaaaaccttTACCTAAAACCTTTTAATAGAGTATACTAAATTTAGTTCGGTCTGATATAAATGAGGAAATCTACTAACAATCCCTAGGACCAATGATTCTTAAAGATCTccaaaccagcagcatcagcGTCACCTgagagcttattagaaatgcaaattctccagACCTGCTAAAGCAGAATCTGACTTAACAAGCCGTGGCtcaaggtgattctgatgcatgtgAGGACCACTGGTTTAGATAGTATCAGCAGTAAAGAAACTCTGTCAAGCTGTGTGATCTTCTATGAATTTTGCAATGTATTATAATACCCCGTTACTATCTTCATGATTACTACATTTAATACACACACAATTACACACATATTCAACTCGTAAGTTACCCTTGACGGAACATGTATAAAAAAGGTATGGCTTCTCTTTGTAAAGTGATGgtgtagaaggaagaaaaataaatttgtctttaGCTTTTTGAAATGATACTATCCTTAACCCCTCCCCTTTTGTCCCCAATAAATGAATCACACTGGGGAAACATTGCTAGCAGGTGACTATTCTGTTTCTTTGATATAGCAGGGAAATCTTGTTAGGTGATGTAAATGCACCttatcatttgcaaatataaaCTGTCGTGCGTCTTGGGTGAACAGCTAAGTACAGAACCGTTTCAAAAACTTGAAGGTAAATGGATGTCTTATTTGCAACTAAACCATCATACTCATGTCAAATCTATTCATTGGACGAGGATTCTGCGGATACATAATACAATTTTTTGGCTGACATTTAGAAGTTTCATAATCCACTTAAGAAgcatatttcagaataaaataattctctGTTTTGGAGTTAAAGCACAGACTTGGAGCAGTCCAGTCCACAGATGTATAatgcaatatatacatataattttaaattttctaatagccacattttaaaaagtgaaatgaataacattaacttcaaaataattttttaatccagtatacaaaaatattacatttcaacttataaacaatataaaattgatgagctatttttacattttttggtatTTGATCATTAAAATCTTTCATGTGTCTTACATGCATGGCATACCTCAACTGGAATGTTAAATTTTGACTGGaagtactttctttttatttctttttttgtttgtttgtttgtttgatcttagtgttctgtgaaatgatttttatttaaaatacaatttattactGCAAAAGTAGATTTTATATCCAAGTTGTCATAAATACtaaaaaaagttttccaataGCCTACTGAacattagtttttatatttaaattaataaaaaatgaaatttaaaattcaattcctCAATCACACTAGCTGCATTTCAAATATTCAATATGCGTAAGGCAGTGTAGATCTGGAGCTATGCGAGACCAACCTGGGTTAGAATCCTGACTTTGCCTCTTTCCGGCTGCTTGTCCTTGGGAATTTACCTAGCCATCCCCAAGTTTCAGTTCTATCTTCGAATTGGAGTCGAGGAAATCCCACAGTGAATATGTTTTAACTCCTGCCTGGAAAGCTAACAGCAGAAGACAACCACtatttgtttttcccttcatGGAAGTGGTGGATTCACTGCAtgatataataaaaatcagaaacaatcaATGTAGGGATAGTTAAGTAAATTTCATTATTCCATACTCTGAAGCCATAAAATGCTAAtaactaatttatttaatcaccAATTAATACTGAAATCGGTTATTATTAAGGAAGAAAACCGTAATATTAGGAATAGCACGACTGCTGCCCGTGTGCTCAAAAAAACCTAGAAGGGTCTGCCACCCATCCATTAACAGCGCTTATAGGAAGCAACAGAGCGGGGGCAGGGTCCAGCAGGCACACGCTTCAGTTTATATTTCTTGTCAGTTAATTTCCAAAAACGTTGttctaaaaaggaaatataatactGTTTTACTTTAAGGGGCAAATCTCAAATGTGCTTTGAAACGACTACGCTTTTGCCTCAGTCTGGAATGTGATTTGAAATCTAGCTTAACTATACTATAATAAAAGGCCACATGAAAATACTTTGTCAGAACGAAAAACATGCCGCCTTAAATCCGCTTTCGGTTGGCGGTTTCCCGCCGGGGGAACGGAAGCAAAACCGCCTTTGACGTCAAGGGAGGAGTCCCCTCCCAGTTACTATGGTGAAGTCTATGCGGCCATCTTTACTGTGGTCATCTCGCACCAAGGGTGTCGTAGCGGGGCTGTTGGGGCTCCACAGAAAGTCGGCGGAAGGTGAAATGGGAAAGGAATCATGCGACTCTGTAATAAGAAGCTGACAGAACCACGAAGGATCAGGGACTTAAAGCATTAGATAACGTGTTAGTGGGATGCAGGTTCCACAGGCAAGCAGAACGATTCAAGCGAATTAGTAAGGTTTCTGCCCGGATCTTGAGAGCCGCTTCCGTTGCTCAGCGGAAGTGTCGGTCGCAAGAGGACAGACGCCTGGAAGAATCCGCTATCGGCAGTGTGCACAACCGGAATCATGTCGAGTTTGGCGGTGAGAGACCCGGCAATGGATCGATCACTGCGTTCCGTGTTCGTGGGGAACATTCCGTATGAGGCAACTGAGGAGCAGTTAAAGGACATTTTCTCGGAGGTTGGTTCTGTTGTCAGTTTCCGGCTGGTATACGATAGAGAGACGGGAAAACCCAAGGGCTATGGCTTCTGCGAATACCAAGACCAGGAAACCGCGCTTAGTGCCATGCGGAACCTCAATGGGCGGGAGTTCAGTGGCAGAGCGCTTCGGGTGGACAATGCTGCCAGTGAAAAGAATAAGGAGGAGTTAAAGAGCCTCGGGCCTGCAGCGCCCATTATTGACTCACCCTATGGGGATCCCATCGATCCAGAAGATGCCCCTGAATCGATTACCAGAGCAGTAGCCAGTCTCCCCCCAGAGCAGATGTTTGAGCTGATGAAGCAGATGAAGCTCTGTGTCCAAAacagccaccaggaagctcgaaaCATGTTACTTCAAAATCCACAACTGGCTTATGCGCTGTTGCAGGCGCAAGTAGTGATGAGAATCATGGATCCAGAGATTGCTCTGAAAATTCTTCATCGGAAGATACATGTCACACCACTGATCCCAGGCAAATCTcagtctgtgtctgtctctggccctggccctggccctggtcctggccctggccctgggctCTGCCCAGGACCTAATGTTCTGCTGAACCAGCAGAATCCACCAGCTCCTCAGCCTCAGCATTTGGCTAGAAGACCTGTGAAGGACATTCCTCCTCTGATGCAGACTCCTATCCAGGGTGGAATTCCAGCTCCAGGGCCAATACCAGCTGCAGTTCCCGGACCTGGTCCTGGTTCCTTAACTCCTGGAGGAGCAATGCAGCCCCAACTTGGAATGCCAGGGGTTGGCCCAGTGCCTTTAGAGCGGGGACAAGTGCAGATGTCAGATCCTAGAGCTCCTATACCTCGTGGACCCATGACTCCTGGTGGTCTACCTCCTCGAGGACTGTTAGGAGATGCTCCAAATGACCCACGTGGAGGGACTTTGCTTTCAGTCACTGGAGAAGTGGAGCCCAGAGGTTATCTGGGTCCACCCCATCAGGGTCCCCCCATGCATCATGCCTCTGGTCATGACACTCGTGGCCCTTCCTCACATGAGATGAGGGGAGGGCCATTAGGAGATCCCAGACTGCTAATTGGAGAGCCCAGAGGCCCCATGATAGATCAAAGGGGTCTACCTATGGATGGTAGAGGTAGTAGAGATTCTCGAGCGATGGAGACTCGCGCCATGGAAACTGAGGTCTTAGAGACACGTGTAATGGAGAGGAGAGGAATGGAGACCTGTGCCATGGAAACCAGAGGGATGGAAGCAAGAGGCATGGATGCAAGAGGATTGGAGATGAGGGGCCCTGTCCCCAGTACAAGAGGTCCTATGACTGGTGGAATTCAGGGTCCTGGTCCCATTAATATAGGGGCAGGTGGCCCTCCTCAGGGACCCAGACAGGTCCCAGGCATTTCAGGGGTGGGGAATCCTGGAGCTGGTATGCAGGGTACAGGCATACAAGGAGCAGGCATGCAGGGAGCAGGCATGCAGGGGGCAGGCATACAAGGAGGAGGGATGCAGGGGGCAGGCATACAAGGAGTGGGTATACAAGGAGGAGGCATACAGGGGGCAAGCAAGCAAGGTGGAAGCCAGCCTAGCAGTTTTAGTCCTGGGCAGAGCCAGGTCACTCCACAGGATCAGGAAAAGGCGGCTTTGATCATGCAGGTTCTTCAACTAACTGCAGATCAGATTGCCATGCTGCCCCCTGAGCAAAGGCAGAGTATCCTGATTTTAAAGGAACAAATCCAGAAATCCACTGGAACTTCTTGAAaggttttagaaaatatttggctGTAGTCTCAAAGTTTATTCTGTAGCATGGAGAATGGGTGCAAAAAGCTGACTTCTGCATCCCCACACTTGGATTAGGGTTTCCCTCCTCCTAGAACCtaatctttttgttctttttctttctttctgttttccttttttatttttaattgagggtggggggaggagggagtgtGTCTGTTCACTTTAAGTTACTGTAAAATAACTCTGAACATGACAACATTATGCCAAATAAGATTACAAAGAATAAGCAGCAATATTGAAATGTCTACAGTATGttaactacattttttaaatgttgagtaaAACTTTGTGAAAACTGCTCATAAAGACTAAAAGTTGACCTGTTAAAACGTTAATGTACTAAGATGGTTTTAAGATTTTTGGTTGTATAACAAAATAAAGTTTACCCAAAAGTATAAGATACATTTTTTGGTAAaccatttaaaatacaaaatcctATTGGAGGCAATAGGATAAGCATTGTCTTAgtgttttagaattatttttgaaatattagagTTAACAGGATAAGGTTAAACTTgtattagaattgtttttttctaaagttGTGTTACCTGAAAAATCAAGTACACCTGGTTTACTGTTGCTTCATTTATCCCAGCCTTCAGAGACCAGCAAGGTTCTGCCAGGCCCCAAGCATCAGAGCATGTTGATTTTGCTGTGACAATTCTAAAATCAACCAGGTTACTTAAGTCCACtctgatgaaaccctatctctcaaTACCTTCCAATTTCTCAATAGTCTTTAAGCCCTAAATCTGAGTCAGTAATTCTCTCACATCCTTCCCAAAAATCAGTGTCTAGGGACCAGTTGATCTGGATGAGTTATACATGATATTTGACTTTTCATAAGTAGTAGGTTTCACTAAGTAAACTCTCAGTTTCTTGGTATCTGGCTTTCATATACAGATGGTGTCCATTTGCTCCACCAGACAGGAGTTAAAAACCTTTAGACTAAACAGCATTTAACATgccttttagttttcttatttcataATCTACTTTTCTATCATTAATCATGTTACCAGAATAATCAAGGCCCAAGTAGGTAGAAGTTTTTATATAGCCTGAATACTCAGTTGACTTattgcttattttactttttgtaaggAATACAGCCATTTAGTCCTAATATACGTACCAATGAGACAATTAAAAATTGGTTGAAAGATGGGGCTTATTACATTGCGCTACTAcgactttatttttccttgaaaataaagCCTTGAGGATGTGAACACAAACATTTGTATTATAAAACAAGTAGTAATTAATAAAAGCATAAGTTATCAAATATCAGGTGATCTTCTGTGGAGAAGAAAAACCAATATCTAGTTACAGATTACAAAATGTTTAATACAAAGAGCTGAAAATGTAGAAATTCAGTTATCTTCCCTTTGCAAAAcgtttacattttaaattagtatTCTTTGTTCACAAGGTTTTCACCCCTATGCTGTTGTTTTCTACTACCTGTTTTACTCTGTTGTTCATACTGCTACTTTCCCATGTTTCCTATATGCTTCCCCTCTATTGGAGAGGATAACTCACCTTTACATGTGCGATAGTTATGGTTAATACTAAGTCACAGAGTTGGCTCGATCACTTTGAGATTCTAGTTGCTTTATCTCAAAGCTTTCACTGAAGGGCTCTAactgaaaattattaaatgttacAGTCTTTAGTCAAATCCCTGCATTGtttaatgcagaaaataaaaatacaattaaggcTGAGTTAGTATctgatatgtttatttttaatgaatacattATGCAAAAGTCTTCCATTGTGGATATACATGGGGCCTGAttaccttttgtttttaatgcaaaagGCAGAACTAATGAAATTGCAGTAATGGATGGAACTCTCTTAGAACCATTATCTATATAGTTTGACAGTTGAAATAACTATAAAGACGTGCCATTTTGTGGTTGGTATGAGCAACATCTTGGTGATAGATATTAAGCTTATGTTCCCCAGAGAGAAATCCTCTGTATTCCAATAGCACCTTGCAGCTATCTTCATTACTGACAACCTTAGTTATATTGCAGTGCACTGTTTACCTTTTATCTGCTACTATACACTTCCACTCCCACAAACTGAACACAGGGACAGTCTATCTCACTACCATATTCACAGATGGGAAAAGGACAAAATATTCTATTAGAGTTATTAGGGGGAAAAATCCCATTAAAAGCACATATACTGCCCTCATAAGAGTTTAGATTCAACACAGAACAAATGAGCTATAAcaactatttccattttaaaaaacaattagaaatagGTTATTAAAAACAATCACCTCTACTCTGTGAAAGCTAAGGAAATAGATTGTCCTCACTTCTGATTCATTGAATGTTCCAATATTGATATAGAAAGCATAGAGCCTTATTTCATTTGATAGTAAAGAATAATGCAAGCAATATTGCCACAATCAGAATCTTTTATGTGTTTTACTACAAAATCATCGGTTATAACCCCTCACATCCTGAATTTTCCCTAAGATGTGTAGactaaaataaaatcaccaaTTCATTCATCATAATAGTTGAAGATGATGGGGTGAAACAGTGATTTGCTAATGCTTCTTTAAGGCTTATCCTCTTGGGGAGTACATGTTTCTTGGGATTATGAAATGATCAACTTTAATCAGTGCCTGCCCATTAGCCCTTGCCCTCATATTACTGATGATTAAtgccaaaaatatgttttaacatCTGTTGACTTCCTAGGATTTTGGAGTATTTGATAAGATATAAGCTAATGTGAATCCCAGACAAAGGTACGCTAATCTAAGTAAGATTATGTCTGGTTTTTCAACTACACTTTTCAGAATTCTAATGgtagaaagacattttaaaaagaaaaccgtTAACATAATCACAGCTTGCAAAGCTTCTTGTTTTTCCATGCTGTGATGGGACATCGGTTAAGCACACAGAACATAATTTCCTATGGCGTGTCAGACCTTTCTCTTAGGTCTGATGAGGTCTATGGATAATTATGTGCAACAACCTACTGTGGCAGAGAAACTGAATTAGCAGTTACATCTGACAGTCTTCTCACAAAAGAATGTCAGTCTCTCATTATTTTATATCAGCTAATCTCTAGATGGACTTTCCTGGTTGAAGCTTGCTTTCTTCATCAGTTTCTTATCAAGAATGCTCTGGTTAAGAACTGATTCATATTAAGGacattattaatatattgtaAGTATccctaaatataaaatttaatattaaatattaatagggATATTACATGATATTGGCATACTATATAATGTgcttatacatatttatttcaaatgttaaCTGACCcagatctttaaatattttcatttgtctttatgCACCCTGAAACAAAAGTTTACTTCTTTGGTTGAAAATTCACCTTCACAAATATTCATATTACCAATTACCTTGCTCATAAAATATTAACTAGCATGTTTGTTCTTGATATTATTCTATAACAATATATAACATGTAATTTGAGGGCAGAATTGTGTCAAAAGTGACACTTGggagtcgggcgtggtggcacacacctgtaatcccagcactttgggaggctgaggggggccgatcacttgaggtcaggagttcgagaccagcccggccaatgtggtgataccccatctctactaaaaatactaaacttagccaggcatgttggcaagcccctgtaatcccagctacttgggaatctgaggcacgAGAAgtatttgaacttgggaggtggagattagagtgagtcgagattgtgccactatactccagactgggcaaacagagtgagactctgtctcaaaaaataaaataaaaaataagtgacaCTTGGGGTAACatcattaaaaatcaaaaacctGGTGCTTATTAAATACTGCACAAAAAGCACCCAAATGTTTACCAaataacagcttttttttttttctttttttaagacagtgtctcactttgtcacccaggctggagtgcagtggcacaatctcaggtcactgcaacctctgcctcctgggtttaagtgattcccctgcctcagcctctcaagtagctatgattacaggtgtatgctaccgtgcctggctgatttttgtagttttagtagagacggggtttcaccatgttggctaggctggttttgaactcctgaccgcaaatgatccacccacctcagcctcccaaagtgctgggattacaggtgtgagccaccatgcccggcatttAATAACAACTGTTTATAACCAAGAGTTGGTTTAGATCCCCAAAATAGGTAACTATCCTTTAATCacagggttttaaaaataaaaaaataaaaagtagatagctaattacaaaaaatacacaacattCTCAatcataaataattttgtatgatTAAGTACATATAATATCTGCAGACACTTGAAATGAATCTCATATGTGTTACAAAGgttggtcattttaaaaattatatctgcTGGGCAGATGTAGTTGTtaatgcctgtgatctcagcactctgggaggttgaggcagaaggatcacttgagctcaggacttcaagaccagtctgggaaacacaggaagatcctgtctctataaaaaatgtaaaaattagctgagtatggtgatGTACACATTCTTTAAGTGAATCTTACAgactcattttaatttaaaatgagtgCCAACACTGAAAAATGGTATAGttgggctgggcgtagtggctcttgcctgtaatcccagcactttgcgaggccgagatgggcagatcacgaggtcaggagattgagaccaccctggctaacacggtgaaactccgtctctactaaaaatacaaaaaattagccgggagttgTGGCAGGcgctagtagtcccagctacttgggaggctgaggcaggagaatggcgtgaacccgggaggcggagtttgcagtaaaccgagatcacaccactgcactccagcctgggtgacagagtgagactccatcaaaaaaaaaaaaaaaaaaaaaaaaaaaaaagaaagaaagaaagaaagaaggagaaaaatggtaTAGTTGAGTTCATAATGTtcataatgtgatttttttaaaaaaaggtcaaCATAGGGCTTTCTTGGTGCcttaacatttataaaatcataCTCCAATATCTGAAACATCACTCTTGTTCTCATATCA contains the following coding sequences:
- the CSTF2T gene encoding cleavage stimulation factor subunit 2 tau variant yields the protein MSSLAVRDPAMDRSLRSVFVGNIPYEATEEQLKDIFSEVGSVVSFRLVYDRETGKPKGYGFCEYQDQETALSAMRNLNGREFSGRALRVDNAASEKNKEELKSLGPAAPIIDSPYGDPIDPEDAPESITRAVASLPPEQMFELMKQMKLCVQNSHQEARNMLLQNPQLAYALLQAQVVMRIMDPEIALKILHRKIHVTPLIPGKSQSVSVSGPGPGPGPGPGPGLCPGPNVLLNQQNPPAPQPQHLARRPVKDIPPLMQTPIQGGIPAPGPIPAAVPGPGPGSLTPGGAMQPQLGMPGVGPVPLERGQVQMSDPRAPIPRGPMTPGGLPPRGLLGDAPNDPRGGTLLSVTGEVEPRGYLGPPHQGPPMHHASGHDTRGPSSHEMRGGPLGDPRLLIGEPRGPMIDQRGLPMDGRGSRDSRAMETRAMETEVLETRVMERRGMETCAMETRGMEARGMDARGLEMRGPVPSTRGPMTGGIQGPGPINIGAGGPPQGPRQVPGISGVGNPGAGMQGTGIQGAGMQGAGMQGAGIQGGGMQGAGIQGVGIQGGGIQGASKQGGSQPSSFSPGQSQVTPQDQEKAALIMQVLQLTADQIAMLPPEQRQSILILKEQIQKSTGTS